The Microcystis panniformis FACHB-1757 region GTTTTTCTACCCATTGATTAACTCGATTCCAAGGCACGGCTATAATCCTCGCTTTTCTGTCATCACAAGCACCACGGTAAGCTATCAGCGTTGGCTAGATAGCTACTTTCGAGAAATATCCATGATATTACATTTTGGGCGCATTGACTGCATCCTCACCATTGGTGAAATACAGAGTTTCTCATCAAGAGGAAGTGTAACCTAATTTGTTATCAACTACCAATGACTGACTCCCTAAAACGAAAACCTCCTAGCTCTCCCTTAAGATAACTGCTCTAATTAAAGTTAGCAATAATTTTTAGAGATTGAATGTTCCTCTATAAACAAACTGTAAGCATTTCTAAAAACCTCTGGAGTAAATCTATTAGCCTGTTGCCGACAATCTTCCGGATCAATTTTATCACCGTGATCGACAAAATATTTAACTGCTTCTACCAAAGATTGGGGATTTTGTTCCCCAAAAAGTAATCCTGTTCCCTGGGGAGAATTTTCCCGCAGCTCCCGCACGGTTTCTAAAGCACCTCCGGCGGCAAATGCAATCACGGGAGTGCCACAAGCTTGCGCTTCCACTAAAGCAATACCAAAATCCTCACAGGCAGCATAAATAAACGCTTTTGCTTTCGACATATATTCTGCTACCATTTGATCGGACACTGCCCCTAAAATCTGAATATTATCCCTTGCTAACTGACGAATTAAAGCCATCTGTGGACCATCTCCAATAACTATTAAGGGTAATCCCAATCGATTAAATGCTTCCACAATTAAAGGGACTTTTTTATAACTAACCAAACGAGAAACTACTAAATAAAAATCTTCTTTTTTCTCTTGGTAGGGAAAACGCTCGATTTGTACAGGGGGATAAATAACTTTTGCCTCCCGTCGATAACAGCGCCAAATTCGTCTAGCGGTGTGGTGGGAATTAGCCAAAAAATAGTCCACACGATTAGCAGAAATCACATCCCACTGACGCAAACCATGCAAAAGATAACGGGTGAAAATACCGGGTAATCCCTGTCCTAACTTACTATTAGCCAGATAGTCAAAAGTTAAATCCCAAGCATAACGCATCGGAGTGTGACAATAACAAATGTGAACCTGATCCGGTCGAATTAAAACCCCTTTAGCCACACAATGGGAGGAGGATAAAATTACATCATAATCCTCTAAATTTAACTGCTCGATCGCCAAGGGAAGAAAAGGTAAGTATTTTTGTACGCCATTTCTCGCTTTCGGGAAATTTTGCAGAAAAGTTGTCCCGATCGAGCGACCATAGAGATAACTATCGGGATTAGTGGACTCAAAATCGATCAAAGCGTATAAATCCGCCTCTAGACATTGTAAAATCTCCCTAACCACTAATTCCGATCCCCCCGTCGCTTTTGGGGTTAACCACTCGTGAACCAGAGCATACTTCATAGGATAATCAATAATCTCAGCCGTAATTATAGCAGTAAGGGATCAGCAGTTTAAGAGTTCACTTTCCGGCTTTCTCTTCGCCAAAATTACCGACACATATCAGATCACGGTAAAAAACCCTAGGAAGAAATTATTAAATTTTTCAAGAAAAATTGCAAAGTTTAGTAAAAATTACTAGCCAGATCAGATGATCGAGTTCATAATGGGGATCAAGGAAAAAATAGACTTAAACCGATTGGGATCAAGAAAAACTAGCTTTACATACAAAAGATAACTAATTAATGAGGTTTGCTATGATCACCCTGCAACAAGTGCGCTGTCCTAATTGTGGAAATTTTGCCGAAAGACAGCATATTTTAGAACACCATCTCGTTAGCACCGCCTGTTCTCACTGTGATTATCTGTTAGTTAGTTGCAGTCTCACAGGAAATGTACTAGAGTGCTATGCACCCGGTATTGGTTTAAGAAATTAACACTGCCCCCTAGCCAGATCGAAAATGTCTTGTCAAAATTAGAGTGAGAAGACAAAATCAAGGAGCTAAGTAGCTATGGGGGGTAATTTCTTCAAGGGAGCGATCGCCCTGGGGGTAATAGCGGGGATTATGGGATTTACCAATCCCCCCCAAGAACTTTACAGCGAATACGCCGCCGAAAAACTCCTCGCTCATGCCGACAAAATCGCTTGCGAGAAAATCAGTCTCTGTGGCTCGATCGATTCTTTGCCGGTGGCAGCCAGAAATGTGATCAAAAATCAAATCTTAAAACCAGCGATCGAAACCTCTAGTCAACGGCAAAATCTAGGTGTGTTCAGTATTTACACCACAGAAGTACCGGGGGTAGCTAAAATTAGAACTCTTGGCGCTTTTGGGCATTTCTTGACTTTCTCGGAGACTTAGGTGAGATTACTGCCAGCTTAAATAATAGACCTCTTGTAAAAATCAAAAATTGTTGTTAGGGTTAGGAGTCAGTAGTCAGGAGAATTAAGAAGGAATAATAATCAGTTAAATGGTCTATTTAGGGCTGGCTGAATAAATCTTAAAACCTTGTTGGGTAAGACTTTTAGACCTTTTGTCAATCAAAAAGTACTGGATATAGGAGTGATCGGGGGAAAATCCCTGGACTTTTTCCCTGAAAATTAGGTACTTGGCCCCCTCAAAACTGGTAAAACCCCACACCCCACACCCCACACCCTACACCCCACACCCTACACCCCACACCCTACACCCCACACCCCACACCCGTTACAGTAGAGCAGGAAGTCGCCTTCCCACCCCCTGCTTCAAAACCGGACTTACGACTTTCGCCGTATCCGGCTCCTGAGTAACTAGGCTACTGTCATTAGTAGAATAATAATGGGAATTATTATTTCCTTGTCTATTCAACCCTCTTGGCTGTATCCCCACCAGACAAGATTGTTGGTTTTAGGGCGTATATGACCGTTGATTGTTGCTTAGACTTCCTAGTTACCCGTCCTTTGTCAGCATATCTTTGATATTACTCAAAGCCTTGGCTTTTAAGGACATCCTCTCCCTCTATTGACTTGCGGATGGTTTCCTACTGCCCCAAACGGGCAGAGTCAATCAGGGTTACTTCGTTCCCTATAACCATTGGTTGAACCATTAGGATGATACTGTCCACAACAGAGTAACGGGAATGCCTTACTGATAGTGGTATGAGCTATCAGCCCCAACTCTGTTAACTTTTGTTTCGAGCCTGTCAGCCTTTTGGCTCGTGGGTGTTGACGATGGTTAATTCGTATCTTCGCCCCAGGGCTATCCATAGGTTCTGGCTCAACGGGTTTCTGATTTAGGCTATCAGATACCGCTTTTTTTCCTCGCTCACTACCTCAGATGTACCAAGTCTAAAGCAGCAGGAAATGCCGTCACTCTAGGCATCTAGAGGACAGGACTAAGGTTATTACTAACCCGCACCTGTAGGGTTATCAAGTTATCAAGGTACTACATTTACCAAGCGGCTAATCCTCTAAACGTCTTACTGTCTAGTTTCTAGCCAACGAATCGCACCACACCCCACACCCTGTCCCCACGAAAAACTTTTTCAGCAGACCCTAATTATGCAAGAGGTTTAATGAGTTAAGTTGACATCCTCGCCGCCCTAAAAGTGCGGCGATTCCTAAACCTCACGATTTAAGTTTCTGCTTCCACCACCGTCGCATACCACAGTTAAAAAACCATGTACTGTCTTACACAGAGTCCACAGACTTTCGCCCCATTTCAGAAGCCCGATTCCCTGTGTCCCACGGTACGTTGACCGCCTATAGCTTCTTGTACTTGTTGCGCGCGACTTTTTACCCGGCCAAGCTTTTCTGGTCGGAACCCCCTAAGCCGAGTTTTCAAGGTGCTGCGCCGTCCACTTGGTTTTCGAGACTGGCCTTTTAATTCTAACGTAAAGCCAACCTAGAACGGCGGGGTTTCAGACCCAAAATTTCCGATGATCGTGCTAACCCGCGATTTGAGCGATAGAGTAGTCAAGAATACAGATTAATCCTGCCTAACCGTGTCTAATTTTCTGCCTAGTCTCCGAGAAGCGATCGCCCGTTGGTGGTCCGAATTCACCCTCCAAACTAAATTAATGGCTGCGGCTACTTTAGCCGTTTCTTTGTTGATGAGTGGTTTAACCTTTTGGGCGGTTAACACGATCCAGCAGGATGTCCGTCTCAATGATACCCGTTTTGGCCGGGATTTAGGGCTGTTATTAGCCGCTAATGTCTCCCCTCTGATTGCTGAGGACAATTTAACCGATTTAGCCCGTTTTTCAGCCCGTTTTTATAGTAGTACCTCCAGTGTTCGTTATTTGATCTACGCTAACGAGGAGGGTCAAATATTTTTCGGCATTCCCTATTCTACCGCCGAAGTTAAAAATTCCCTGACGATCGAGCGTCGCATTCAATTACCGGAAAATTATGGCGAAAATGGGGAAACTCCCCTCGTCCGTCAGCATAAAACCCCCGACGGTGAAGTAACCGATGTCTTTGTTCCCTTGAATCATGAGGGCAAATATTTGGGAGTATTGGCGATCGGGATCAATCCTAACGCTATTGTGGTGGCTTCTTCTAATCTAACCCGTGATGTTACTATTGCCGTTTTTGTCTCGATTTGGGCCATGGTGATTCTTGGGGCAGTTTTTAATGCTTTAACTATCACCAAACCGATCAAGGAGTTATTAGTCGGGGTCAAAAATATTGCAGCGGGAAATTTTAAGCAGCGCGTTGATTTACCCCTGGGAGGAGAGTTAGGGGAATTAATTCTCAGTTTTAATGAAATGGCGGAAAAGTTAGAACGATACGAAGAACAAAATATCGAAGAAATGACCGCCGAAAAAGCCAAACTAGATACGTTAATGTCCACTATTGCTGATGGAGCAATTCTCTTAGATACTAACTTTCAATTATTATTAATTAATCCAGCAGCTCGGGAAATATTTGGCTGGGAAGATCAGGAAATTATCGGTAAAAATGTTCTACATCTTTTTCCTTCGGAGTTAACGGTTAAACTAACTAAACCTCTCTATCAAATTGCGGCAGGAGAAACCCTCCAACCAGAAGAATCCGCTAATCAAAATCAGAAAAATGCTGTTATTGATCAGGAAAATAATAACTATTCCCCGGCGGAATTTAGATTATCTTTAACTCACCCGAAACCCTGCACAATTCGCATTTTGTTAACCCAGGTATTCGATCAGTATCGGGAGAATGTCCGGGGAATTGCTATGACGCTACAGGATATCACCAGAGAAACAGAATTAAATGAGGCAAAAAGTCAATTTATCAGCAATGTTTCCCATGAGTTAAGAACCCCTTTATTCAACATCAAATCTTTTATTGAAACCCTGACAGAATTTGGAGAGGATCTCAGCGATACAGAAAAAAGAGAGTTTTTAGAAACCGCCAATCATGAAACCGATCGCTTAACTCGTTTAGTTAATGATGTTCTCGATCTTTCTCGGTTAGAATCCTCCCGTAACTATAACTTAGATGCGCTCGATATCGGACAATTAATCGAACAAACCCTGAGGACTTATCAACTCAATGCTAGGGATAAAGGACTAGAATTAAGCTCGGAAATTGAAGCCAATTTATTACCAATTTTAGGTCATTATGATCTACTCTTACAGGTATTAACTAATCTAGTCGGTAACTCCCTAAAATTTACTCCTGCTGGCGGTAAAGTGGTGATTCGTGCCTATAAAATAAGCAAAGATAATCCCAAGAAACTCTCAAAATTCGCGTGGAAGTATCCGATACTGGTATTGGCATCGATGCCGAGGATCAAAGTGCCATATTTGATCGCTTCTATCGTGTAGAAAATCGCGTTCATACCCTAGAAGGGACGGGATTAGGATTATCGATCGTCAAAAATATTATTGAAAAGCACTATAGTCAAATTAATTTGATTAGTGAAGTGGGAATTGGCACAACTTTCTGGTTCGATCTAGATTTATATCAAGGCTCGATCGCCAGCAAAAAAATTAACGACGTGAGTTTATAAAAGCCAGAGCAATACTGCCCAAAATCAGGGTTAATAATAGCAATAATCCCTTATTCCTGAGACACCAATTTTTAAAAACCCTAGGGAGAGGGAGAGGGGGAATTTTGGTGGTGATTCGGTAGTAGTGATGGCGGCTTAATCCGGTTCTTCGTTACTTAGTATGGTTCGATAGGGGGGCATAAATCGACTAAATCCTTATCTGGCAAGAGACTTAATTGATTAGTTCGCTCTAGATCAAAAATAATTGACAAAAATCGCCAAATGCCTTTCTATATAAGGGTTCCATCCCTTATAACCCCCGTCTATTGCATAACACCAACCGAAGAACCCTTAATCCTTTGCTTTGCTGTGCATTGTAGTCATGGATAAAATACCAAAGGGTTCCCCAACGTGATTCTCCATTTTTTTAGAGAACGATAGACTCTCTCTCACCAACCGAGAAATCCTTTGTCGAAAGGTATTATTTAATCTTTCAATAGGATTGGTTTGACCAGTTTCTTTTCCGACCGGTCGATGACGTTTACTAGGAATTACTGTCTTATAGGACTCCCAAAAGTCTGTGTAGGCAACCGCGCATTGTCGGTAAACACCGGGTAAACTGTCCAAAAGTTTTTTGGCTGATTGACGACTCCTATCTCCGCGCATAGCAACCAATAATTTCCCTTGTATTTCTATCAGTTAACCGCCAAATATAGACCTTTATCGTCTTAGAAAAAACAAAAGACCACATTTCATCACATTCTATAACCAATTTGCCTTTTGGTTTGTCCGAAACCTTTATTTGACGGGGGACAGCCGCCAGTTTATTGTTGACATAGTTTTGTTACCATGACCAACTTACCCCTGTTACTCTAGCAATTCCTCGCAAGGAAATTCGTTCGAGCAGGAGTTTATCAATTAATTGTTTGGTTTCGTCAGATACGGTTTTATTAGTGGGATTGATCACAAACGGTTGACCGCAATCTTTACACTGACGTTTCGGCTTGCCATTATGTGTAGAACCATTTTTGATGGTATGATAAGAACCACATTTAGGACAACAAGATGTAGAAGTTTGTGAATCTTTTGTCAGAAGACAATGTTCTAAATCTTCATCGTAATTTAACCAAAGTTTAATTATCCAAGAGAAGATAAGTAGTCATGCAAAATTAATTACCTGCCCGATCGAGCTAAAACCCTTACGGGGCAATGATCGTCATGTGTAAATAATTTTGCCTAGGTACTTATTGATAAAAATAGCAATCATAAAAAGCAAATCCCCAACATTTATCAAGCAATTATTTTTATTAGTAAATATTCTACACGACTCAGTCCAGATAAGCAAGATGGCTTACCACTACTACCGAATCACTACCCCCTTTTCCTTAGTTCCCCACTTTCCCATACCTTTGAGACAGGATTTAGTATTACCGGTGACAGCAGCTACCCAATTTTTTTTGGTATTGTAAAGTTTTGTAAAAAATATATGCAAATGACTGCAAACAACTGCTAATATGGTTAGTACAAGTTTACGTTGCAGTTCACATGAAACTATCAGATTATGCTAAGAAAAAAGGGATCAGTTATGACACTGCTTGGAGAATGTGGAATCGAGGGCAGTTACAAGGAGAACGTCTTCCTACAGGAACAATTATTATTTTTGAAGATGACCGTTCTTGCGGTGAAAATAAAGTAGCTATTTATGCGCGAGTTTCTAGTTCAGAAAATCAATCTAACTTAGAGACTCAGGCAAAAAGATTGGAAGCTTATTGTAGGGCGAAAGGCTATCAAATTGTTCGAGTAGTTAAAGAAGTAGGAAGTGGAGTCAATGAGCATCGAAAGCTATTATTAAAACTTCTAGAACAAACTGATTATAATTTGATTGTCGTAGAACATAAAGATCGTTTAAGCAGAGTAGGGTTTAATTATCTGAAAGTTCTTTTAACTCAAACAAATAGAGATCTAGAGGTCGTTAATCTAGCAGAAGAAAGAAAAGACGATTTAAGGCAAGACTTCCTGAGCATAATTACCTCATTTTGCGCTCGATTATACTCATTAAGACGACGAAATAGAAAGACAGAATGTTTAATTAAATGCCTTGAGGAGAATGATGAAATTAGTTCAAAAACATCTAATTAAATTTAATCACAAAAATTATTCAGTAATTGATAAATTAGGATTTTTATCGAAGAATCTGTATAATTGTGCTGTTTATTTAAACCGTCAAGTTTTCTTTTCACATCAACCATTTTTAACAATGACTGAGTTACATCATGCCTTAAAAATGAGTCCAGATTATCAAGCCTTACCCGCCAAAGTAAGTCAGTTAGTATTAAAGCAAGTAGAAAAAACCTTTAAATCTTACCAAAAAGCGAAAGAACAATACAAAAAATCGCCAGATAAATTTACAGGAGAGCCTAAGTTGCCAAGATACAAAGACAAGGAAAAAGGTAGAAACGTTTTAACTTATAACTATCAAGCCATTTCTAAAAAAGCGTTGAAGCAAGGTTTAATCAAGCTATCAGGGACTAATTTAGAATTTAAAACTAATTTAAAGAAAGTCTTAGAGGTCAGGATTATTCCTAAATTGGGTGCTTATTGTTTAGAGATTGTCTATGAACAACCATCCTCATCAAGTCAAGAGGGAGAAAGATATGCTTTTATCGATTTAGGCTTAAATAACCTAGCTGCTGTTACCTCTAATATTCCCGAATTTCAGCCAACTTTAGTATGTGGAAAAGCCTTAAAATCCTGCAATCAAAAGTACAACAAGACACTAGCTAAACTCAAATCGGAATTACCCAGTCTCCAGAAGACCAGTAAAAGAATACAAGGTTTAACTTTAAAGCGTAATTGCCAGGTGGATTATTACCTCCACACCGCTAGTAAATATATTATTGATAAATTACTAGCTCATCAAATTAACCTTTTAGTTATTGGTCATAATCAAGGCTGGAAACAAAACCTTAATATTGGAGATAGAAATAACCAGTCATTCGTAAATATTCCTCATTCAAGGTTTATCGAACAACTTACCTATAAAGCAAATTTAGTAGGAATAGAGGTCAAAACAACTAATGAAAGCTATACCTCTAAATGTAGTTTCTTGGACTTAGAGTCTATTCAAAAGCAAAAAAGCTATTTAGGCAAGAGAATTAAAAGAGGACTATTCAGAAGCTCGTCGGGTTATTTCTAGGGAGCAGATATTAATGGTTCCTTAAATATTGGAAGAAAGGTAGTCGGAGAGGCCGCCTTTAGCGGGAATCCGATAGAGAGGTTCGTAGTTAACCCAGTACGGGTCAAAGCGTACAAAGCTAATTCTAGATGCAATATTTGCGTACAGAATTAGTAACTATTTGTTATGCTGATTGTTAACAATTTGTAATCTTTGGGAAAGTTCCTCAATACTGCATGGTCGTTTCTGCTACAATTCCACCCCTAGCTCAAGATACCCTCGCCCTGAAAGCGGTGTGGGCAAATGTCGGCTATGATAGTTGTCCCTACCATTACAATTTCCATCTTCATACCCATTGCTCCGATGGTCAAATGAGTCCCCAAGACTTGATGAGACAAGCGTTAGACATCGGACTAAAAGGATTAGCAATTACCGATCATCACTCGATCGAAGGTTATCGACAAGCCCAAATTTGGCTAGAAAATCGGCATTTAAAGGGTTCTCTACCCCATCTCTGGACAGGGGTAGAAATTACGGCGAATCTCTTAGACGCAGAAGTGCATATTCTTGGCTATGGTTTCGATCCTACTCATACCGTTTTGACTCCCTATCTGCAAAGAGCCAAACCAGAAGGAGATTTAGCTTTGGCCTCTAGAGTCATTAACAGTTTACGGCAAGCAGGGGCCCTAGTGGTTCTAGCCCATCCCTTTCGTTACCATCGCCCCGCGGCCGATTTAGTAGCGGCGGCGGTAGAATTGGGTATTGATGGTATTGAGGCTTTTTATGCCTATGGCAATCCCAAACCATGGCTACCCAGTCAACGGGAAACCGAACAAGCTCTCGCTCTTAGTCGTCAATATCAATTATTTGCCACCTGTAGCACCGATTCCCACGGTAAATCTTTATTACAGCGCATTTAGCCTGATCGCGGGATTAACTGTAAAATACTTAAATTGACTAAACTCGATCCTTTCTCGATCGAGTGTTAGTTTTTTATGGCCGTCAGCTTTTTCAGTGATCAGTAACCAGTAACCAGTGATCAGTAACCCGTAACCAGTAATCAGTAACCCGTAACCAGTGAAAGAGCCTAAATTTGTTGAAAATTGAAAACTTAAACCTGATAACTTAAAACTTAAAACTTAAACCTGATCACTGATAACTGATAACTTAAACCTGATCAGTGATCAGTGATCACTGATCACTGATCACTGATAACTGATAACTGATAACTGATAACCCCCTGAATGAAAGATTTATTCCTTGACACTTGCTGGTTAATTCCCATTTATGGCTTAATTGGTTCGATTTTAACCCTACCTTGGTCTTTAGGCATTATTAGTCGCACCGGTCCGCGGCCGGCCGCTTATATTAACCTATTGATGACCGTCTTAGGATTAATACACGGATCGATCGCTTTTAATCAAATTTGGCATCGAGAGACGATTAAACTGGCTTTTGAATGGGTAAGAGTGGCCGATCTTAGTTTATCCCTTTCGATCGAACTTTCTCCCGTCAGTTTGGGGACGCTGGAACTGATTACCCTCATCAGTCTCCTGGCCCAAATCTATGCCCTTGGCTACATGGAAAAGGACTGGTCTTTGGCAAGATTTTATGGCTTAATGGGCTTTTTTGAGGCAGCTTTGGGGGGAATTGCCCTCAGTGACTCCCTACTATTCAGTTACGCTTTCCTAGAGATGTTAACGGTCTCTACCTATCTCCTCGTCGGTTTTTGGTATGCTCAACCTTTGGTAGTAACCGCGGCGCGAGATGCCTTTTTAACCAAGCGCGTCGGCGATATTATTTTATTGATGGGTTTG contains the following coding sequences:
- a CDS encoding glycosyltransferase translates to MKYALVHEWLTPKATGGSELVVREILQCLEADLYALIDFESTNPDSYLYGRSIGTTFLQNFPKARNGVQKYLPFLPLAIEQLNLEDYDVILSSSHCVAKGVLIRPDQVHICYCHTPMRYAWDLTFDYLANSKLGQGLPGIFTRYLLHGLRQWDVISANRVDYFLANSHHTARRIWRCYRREAKVIYPPVQIERFPYQEKKEDFYLVVSRLVSYKKVPLIVEAFNRLGLPLIVIGDGPQMALIRQLARDNIQILGAVSDQMVAEYMSKAKAFIYAACEDFGIALVEAQACGTPVIAFAAGGALETVRELRENSPQGTGLLFGEQNPQSLVEAVKYFVDHGDKIDPEDCRQQANRFTPEVFRNAYSLFIEEHSISKNYC
- a CDS encoding DUF4359 domain-containing protein; the protein is MGGNFFKGAIALGVIAGIMGFTNPPQELYSEYAAEKLLAHADKIACEKISLCGSIDSLPVAARNVIKNQILKPAIETSSQRQNLGVFSIYTTEVPGVAKIRTLGAFGHFLTFSET
- a CDS encoding IS607 family transposase, with the translated sequence MKLSDYAKKKGISYDTAWRMWNRGQLQGERLPTGTIIIFEDDRSCGENKVAIYARVSSSENQSNLETQAKRLEAYCRAKGYQIVRVVKEVGSGVNEHRKLLLKLLEQTDYNLIVVEHKDRLSRVGFNYLKVLLTQTNRDLEVVNLAEERKDDLRQDFLSIITSFCARLYSLRRRNRKTECLIKCLEENDEISSKTSN
- a CDS encoding PHP domain-containing protein, yielding MVVSATIPPLAQDTLALKAVWANVGYDSCPYHYNFHLHTHCSDGQMSPQDLMRQALDIGLKGLAITDHHSIEGYRQAQIWLENRHLKGSLPHLWTGVEITANLLDAEVHILGYGFDPTHTVLTPYLQRAKPEGDLALASRVINSLRQAGALVVLAHPFRYHRPAADLVAAAVELGIDGIEAFYAYGNPKPWLPSQRETEQALALSRQYQLFATCSTDSHGKSLLQRI